One genomic window of Arachis stenosperma cultivar V10309 chromosome 10, arast.V10309.gnm1.PFL2, whole genome shotgun sequence includes the following:
- the LOC130955934 gene encoding receptor-like serine/threonine-protein kinase SD1-8 isoform X3 — protein MRIFFTHHIDYIIIVIAFFFITPSTSFDTLTRTQILTTNQTLLSQNQSFVLGFFRGSNTNYYLGIWYNNINPQTIVWVANRDNPIETSTGYLKIGDNGNFVLLNSSGNPAWSSNQTHAKNPVLQLLDTGNLVLKDSSDKTNNNYLWQSFDYPTDTLLPGMKFGWNLDTGTEKHLTSWKVEGEDPSSGEYTLKIDYHGLPEGFFRRNQTITYRAGPWNGERFSGNPAMKDNTDGLKFNFTYDDHGVWYSFSVTRPSLSRIIVTSDSDGEFRRYLWIQGRWNKFWYKPSDQCDQYRECGPYGVCDNNASPVCTCMKGFSPKNPQAWNLRDGSDGCVRNTGLNCSTDKFLHLENMKLPETSSVFINKTMTLDECGSLCKRNCSCTAYANIDITKGGSGCVMWIGQLFDMSVYPTDGQDLYVRLAAADIGSTFSNKNHRIVQAIGITLAALVLVFGLVAICYLWKKGKQRSRGFVHRNHDWLMNEVVPSRRYLGDEKNMDDLELPMFDFDTLMMATNNFSQDNKLGEGGFGSVYRGRLIEGQEITVKRLSEDSGQGIEEFKNEVKLIVKLQHRNLVRLLGCCIKKNEKMLVYEYMENRGLDSILFANVADKSKRSLLDWERRFHIIYGIAKGLLYLHQDSRFRIIHRDLKTSNILLDNEMNPKISDFGLARILNKDQIQAKTLRIVGTYGYMSPEYAMDGNFSTKSDVFSFGVIVLEIITGKKNREFYSDDDELNLLGYVWRHWHEGTVLTLIDPSIGNSYTESKVIKCIHVGLLCVQECAEDRPTMSSVVLMLSSEALSMPSPKNPGFSIKKNHLKIDLSPSKQDTTWSVNQVTITMLDGR, from the exons ATGAGAATCTTCTTCACTCACCATATTGACTACATCATCATTGTTATTGCTTTCTTCTTCATCACTCCATCAACCTCTTTCGATACTTTAACCCGAACACAAATCCTCACGACCAACCAAACGCTATTGTCACAAAACCAATCCTTCGTGCTGGGCTTCTTCAGAGGTTCCAACACCAACTATTACCTCGGAATATGGTACAACAACATCAATCCTCAAACCATAGTTTGGGTTGCAAACAGAGACAATCCCATTGAAACCTCCACAGGCTATCTCAAGATTGGAGACAATGGAAACTTTGTCCTTCTCAATTCATCCGGGAACCCTGCATGGTCCTCCAACCAAACCCACGCCAAGAATCCAGTTCTCCAGCTCCTTGATACCGGTAACCTTGTTCTCAAAGATTCATCAGACAAGACCAATAATAACTACTTATGGCAGAGCTTTGATTACCCAACGGATACCTTGTTACCGGGCATGAAGTTCGGTTGGAACCTGGATACAGGAACGGAGAAGCACTTAACATCATGGAAGGTCGAAGGTGAAGACCCTTCAAGCGGTGAATACACTTTGAAGATAGATTACCATGGTTTACCTGAGGGCTTCTTCAGGAGAAACCAAACTATAACGTACCGAGCTGGTCCTTGGAATGGTGAGAGATTCAGTGGGAACCCGGCGATGAAAGACAACACTGATGGTCTCAAGTTCAATTTCACTTATGATGATCATGGTGTGTGGTACTCTTTTTCCGTTACAAGACCTTCCTTGTCGAGGATAATTGTGACATCTGATTCTGATGGCGAGTTTCGACGCTACCTGTGGATACAAGGAAGATGGAACAAGTTCTGGTACAAACCGTCGGATCAATGCGACCAGTACAGGGAGTGTGGTCCGTACGGAGTGTGTGACAATAATGCATCGCCGGTTTGCACATGTATGAAAGGGTTCAGCCCTAAGAACCCTCAGGCTTGGAACCTGAGAGATGGATCTGATGGGTGTGTGAGGAACACGGGTTTGAATTGTTCGACTGACAAGTTTTTGCATCTTGAGAACATGAAGCTGCCGGAGACAAGCAGCGTGTTTATAAATAAGACTATGACACTTGATGAATGTGGGAGTTTGTGTAAGAGGAATTGTTCATGTACTGCATATGCAAACATTGATATCACAAAGGGAGGAAGTGGCTGTGTTATGTGGATTGGTCAACTCTTTGACATGAGTGTCTACCCTACGGATGGCCAAGATCTCTATGTCAGATTGGCTGCAGCTGATATAG GATCTACTTTCTCCAACAAGAATCATAGAATAGTACAGGCTATTGGCATCACACTTGCTGCACTTGTTTTAGTTTTTGGATTAGTTGCTATTTGTTACTTATGGAAGAAGGGAAAACAAAGATCTAGAG GTTTTGTCCACAGAAATCATGATTGGTTAATGAATGAGGTGGTGCCTTCTAGAAGATACTTGGGTGATGAAAAGAACATGGATGATCTAGAGTTGCCAATGTTTGATTTTGATACCTTAATGATGGCTACAAACAATTTCTCTCAAGATAATAAACTTGGAGAAGGAGGCTTCGGTAGTGTTTATAGG GGCAGATTGATTGAAGGCCAAGAAATTACTGTGAAAAGATTGTCAGAAGACTCTGGACAAGGAATTgaagaatttaaaaatgaaGTCAAATTAATTGTCAAGCTGCAACACCGAAATCTTGTTCGGTTGCTTGGTTGCTGCATTAAGAAAAATGAGAAGATGTTGGTGTACGAATATATGGAAAATAGAGGCCTTGATTCCATTTTGTTTG CTAATGTTGCAGACAAATCAAAAAGATCATTGCTTGATTGGGAAAGGCGTTTTCATATTATTTATGGAATAGCCAAAGGACTTCTTTATTTGCATCAAGATTCAAGATTTCGAATTATTCATAGAGATCTTAAGACAAGTAACATATTACTAGATAACGAAATGAATCCAAAGATATCAGACTTTGGATTGGCTAGAATTCTTAACAAAGATCAAATCCAAGCAAAAACATTAAGAATTGTTGGAACATA TGGTTATATGTCTCCTGAATATGCTATGGACGGAAACTTCTCAACAAAATCTGACGTTTTTAGCTTTGGAGTTATTGTATTGGAGATCATAACTGGAAAGAAGAATAGAGAATTTTATAGTGATGACGATGAATTGAATCTTCTGGGATAC GTATGGAGGCATTGGCATGAAGGAACTGTATTGACACTGATTGATCCATCTATTGGCAATTCATACACAGAATCTAAAGTTATAAAATGCATACATGTTGGTCTCTTATGTGTTCAAGAATGTGCAGAAGATAGACCAACAATGTCTTCAGTAGTCTTAATGTTGAGCAGTGAAGCTCTGTCAATGCCATCTCCTAAGAACCCTGGATTTTCCATTAAAAAGAATCATTTAAAGATAGATTTATCTCCAAGCAAACAAGATACAACATGGAGTGTAAATCAAGTCACTATCACAATGTTAGATGGTAGATAG
- the LOC130955934 gene encoding receptor-like serine/threonine-protein kinase SD1-8 isoform X1, whose protein sequence is MRIFFTHHIDYIIIVIAFFFITPSTSFDTLTRTQILTTNQTLLSQNQSFVLGFFRGSNTNYYLGIWYNNINPQTIVWVANRDNPIETSTGYLKIGDNGNFVLLNSSGNPAWSSNQTHAKNPVLQLLDTGNLVLKDSSDKTNNNYLWQSFDYPTDTLLPGMKFGWNLDTGTEKHLTSWKVEGEDPSSGEYTLKIDYHGLPEGFFRRNQTITYRAGPWNGERFSGNPAMKDNTDGLKFNFTYDDHGVWYSFSVTRPSLSRIIVTSDSDGEFRRYLWIQGRWNKFWYKPSDQCDQYRECGPYGVCDNNASPVCTCMKGFSPKNPQAWNLRDGSDGCVRNTGLNCSTDKFLHLENMKLPETSSVFINKTMTLDECGSLCKRNCSCTAYANIDITKGGSGCVMWIGQLFDMSVYPTDGQDLYVRLAAADIGSTFSNKNHRIVQAIGITLAALVLVFGLVAICYLWKKGKQRSRAAISGFVHRNHDWLMNEVVPSRRYLGDEKNMDDLELPMFDFDTLMMATNNFSQDNKLGEGGFGSVYRGRLIEGQEITVKRLSEDSGQGIEEFKNEVKLIVKLQHRNLVRLLGCCIKKNEKMLVYEYMENRGLDSILFANVADKSKRSLLDWERRFHIIYGIAKGLLYLHQDSRFRIIHRDLKTSNILLDNEMNPKISDFGLARILNKDQIQAKTLRIVGTYGYMSPEYAMDGNFSTKSDVFSFGVIVLEIITGKKNREFYSDDDELNLLGYVWRHWHEGTVLTLIDPSIGNSYTESKVIKCIHVGLLCVQECAEDRPTMSSVVLMLSSEALSMPSPKNPGFSIKKNHLKIDLSPSKQDTTWSVNQVTITMLDGR, encoded by the exons ATGAGAATCTTCTTCACTCACCATATTGACTACATCATCATTGTTATTGCTTTCTTCTTCATCACTCCATCAACCTCTTTCGATACTTTAACCCGAACACAAATCCTCACGACCAACCAAACGCTATTGTCACAAAACCAATCCTTCGTGCTGGGCTTCTTCAGAGGTTCCAACACCAACTATTACCTCGGAATATGGTACAACAACATCAATCCTCAAACCATAGTTTGGGTTGCAAACAGAGACAATCCCATTGAAACCTCCACAGGCTATCTCAAGATTGGAGACAATGGAAACTTTGTCCTTCTCAATTCATCCGGGAACCCTGCATGGTCCTCCAACCAAACCCACGCCAAGAATCCAGTTCTCCAGCTCCTTGATACCGGTAACCTTGTTCTCAAAGATTCATCAGACAAGACCAATAATAACTACTTATGGCAGAGCTTTGATTACCCAACGGATACCTTGTTACCGGGCATGAAGTTCGGTTGGAACCTGGATACAGGAACGGAGAAGCACTTAACATCATGGAAGGTCGAAGGTGAAGACCCTTCAAGCGGTGAATACACTTTGAAGATAGATTACCATGGTTTACCTGAGGGCTTCTTCAGGAGAAACCAAACTATAACGTACCGAGCTGGTCCTTGGAATGGTGAGAGATTCAGTGGGAACCCGGCGATGAAAGACAACACTGATGGTCTCAAGTTCAATTTCACTTATGATGATCATGGTGTGTGGTACTCTTTTTCCGTTACAAGACCTTCCTTGTCGAGGATAATTGTGACATCTGATTCTGATGGCGAGTTTCGACGCTACCTGTGGATACAAGGAAGATGGAACAAGTTCTGGTACAAACCGTCGGATCAATGCGACCAGTACAGGGAGTGTGGTCCGTACGGAGTGTGTGACAATAATGCATCGCCGGTTTGCACATGTATGAAAGGGTTCAGCCCTAAGAACCCTCAGGCTTGGAACCTGAGAGATGGATCTGATGGGTGTGTGAGGAACACGGGTTTGAATTGTTCGACTGACAAGTTTTTGCATCTTGAGAACATGAAGCTGCCGGAGACAAGCAGCGTGTTTATAAATAAGACTATGACACTTGATGAATGTGGGAGTTTGTGTAAGAGGAATTGTTCATGTACTGCATATGCAAACATTGATATCACAAAGGGAGGAAGTGGCTGTGTTATGTGGATTGGTCAACTCTTTGACATGAGTGTCTACCCTACGGATGGCCAAGATCTCTATGTCAGATTGGCTGCAGCTGATATAG GATCTACTTTCTCCAACAAGAATCATAGAATAGTACAGGCTATTGGCATCACACTTGCTGCACTTGTTTTAGTTTTTGGATTAGTTGCTATTTGTTACTTATGGAAGAAGGGAAAACAAAGATCTAGAG CTGCTATTTCAGGTTTTGTCCACAGAAATCATGATTGGTTAATGAATGAGGTGGTGCCTTCTAGAAGATACTTGGGTGATGAAAAGAACATGGATGATCTAGAGTTGCCAATGTTTGATTTTGATACCTTAATGATGGCTACAAACAATTTCTCTCAAGATAATAAACTTGGAGAAGGAGGCTTCGGTAGTGTTTATAGG GGCAGATTGATTGAAGGCCAAGAAATTACTGTGAAAAGATTGTCAGAAGACTCTGGACAAGGAATTgaagaatttaaaaatgaaGTCAAATTAATTGTCAAGCTGCAACACCGAAATCTTGTTCGGTTGCTTGGTTGCTGCATTAAGAAAAATGAGAAGATGTTGGTGTACGAATATATGGAAAATAGAGGCCTTGATTCCATTTTGTTTG CTAATGTTGCAGACAAATCAAAAAGATCATTGCTTGATTGGGAAAGGCGTTTTCATATTATTTATGGAATAGCCAAAGGACTTCTTTATTTGCATCAAGATTCAAGATTTCGAATTATTCATAGAGATCTTAAGACAAGTAACATATTACTAGATAACGAAATGAATCCAAAGATATCAGACTTTGGATTGGCTAGAATTCTTAACAAAGATCAAATCCAAGCAAAAACATTAAGAATTGTTGGAACATA TGGTTATATGTCTCCTGAATATGCTATGGACGGAAACTTCTCAACAAAATCTGACGTTTTTAGCTTTGGAGTTATTGTATTGGAGATCATAACTGGAAAGAAGAATAGAGAATTTTATAGTGATGACGATGAATTGAATCTTCTGGGATAC GTATGGAGGCATTGGCATGAAGGAACTGTATTGACACTGATTGATCCATCTATTGGCAATTCATACACAGAATCTAAAGTTATAAAATGCATACATGTTGGTCTCTTATGTGTTCAAGAATGTGCAGAAGATAGACCAACAATGTCTTCAGTAGTCTTAATGTTGAGCAGTGAAGCTCTGTCAATGCCATCTCCTAAGAACCCTGGATTTTCCATTAAAAAGAATCATTTAAAGATAGATTTATCTCCAAGCAAACAAGATACAACATGGAGTGTAAATCAAGTCACTATCACAATGTTAGATGGTAGATAG
- the LOC130955934 gene encoding receptor-like serine/threonine-protein kinase SD1-8 isoform X5 gives MRIFFTHHIDYIIIVIAFFFITPSTSFDTLTRTQILTTNQTLLSQNQSFVLGFFRGSNTNYYLGIWYNNINPQTIVWVANRDNPIETSTGYLKIGDNGNFVLLNSSGNPAWSSNQTHAKNPVLQLLDTGNLVLKDSSDKTNNNYLWQSFDYPTDTLLPGMKFGWNLDTGTEKHLTSWKVEGEDPSSGEYTLKIDYHGLPEGFFRRNQTITYRAGPWNGERFSGNPAMKDNTDGLKFNFTYDDHGVWYSFSVTRPSLSRIIVTSDSDGEFRRYLWIQGRWNKFWYKPSDQCDQYRECGPYGVCDNNASPVCTCMKGFSPKNPQAWNLRDGSDGCVRNTGLNCSTDKFLHLENMKLPETSSVFINKTMTLDECGSLCKRNCSCTAYANIDITKGGSGCVMWIGQLFDMSVYPTDGQDLYVRLAAADIGSTFSNKNHRIVQAIGITLAALVLVFGLVAICYLWKKGKQRSRAAISGFVHRNHDWLMNEVVPSRRYLGDEKNMDDLELPMFDFDTLMMATNNFSQDNKLGEGGFGSVYRGRLIEGQEITVKRLSEDSGQGIEEFKNEVKLIVKLQHRNLVRLLGCCIKKNEKMLVYEYMENRGLDSILFANVADKSKRSLLDWERRFHIIYGIAKGLLYLHQDSRFRIIHRDLKTSNILLDNEMNPKISDFGLARILNKDQIQAKTLRIVGTYGYMSPEYAMDGNFSTKSDVFSFGVIVLEIITGKKNREFYSDDDELNLLGYVGERISS, from the exons ATGAGAATCTTCTTCACTCACCATATTGACTACATCATCATTGTTATTGCTTTCTTCTTCATCACTCCATCAACCTCTTTCGATACTTTAACCCGAACACAAATCCTCACGACCAACCAAACGCTATTGTCACAAAACCAATCCTTCGTGCTGGGCTTCTTCAGAGGTTCCAACACCAACTATTACCTCGGAATATGGTACAACAACATCAATCCTCAAACCATAGTTTGGGTTGCAAACAGAGACAATCCCATTGAAACCTCCACAGGCTATCTCAAGATTGGAGACAATGGAAACTTTGTCCTTCTCAATTCATCCGGGAACCCTGCATGGTCCTCCAACCAAACCCACGCCAAGAATCCAGTTCTCCAGCTCCTTGATACCGGTAACCTTGTTCTCAAAGATTCATCAGACAAGACCAATAATAACTACTTATGGCAGAGCTTTGATTACCCAACGGATACCTTGTTACCGGGCATGAAGTTCGGTTGGAACCTGGATACAGGAACGGAGAAGCACTTAACATCATGGAAGGTCGAAGGTGAAGACCCTTCAAGCGGTGAATACACTTTGAAGATAGATTACCATGGTTTACCTGAGGGCTTCTTCAGGAGAAACCAAACTATAACGTACCGAGCTGGTCCTTGGAATGGTGAGAGATTCAGTGGGAACCCGGCGATGAAAGACAACACTGATGGTCTCAAGTTCAATTTCACTTATGATGATCATGGTGTGTGGTACTCTTTTTCCGTTACAAGACCTTCCTTGTCGAGGATAATTGTGACATCTGATTCTGATGGCGAGTTTCGACGCTACCTGTGGATACAAGGAAGATGGAACAAGTTCTGGTACAAACCGTCGGATCAATGCGACCAGTACAGGGAGTGTGGTCCGTACGGAGTGTGTGACAATAATGCATCGCCGGTTTGCACATGTATGAAAGGGTTCAGCCCTAAGAACCCTCAGGCTTGGAACCTGAGAGATGGATCTGATGGGTGTGTGAGGAACACGGGTTTGAATTGTTCGACTGACAAGTTTTTGCATCTTGAGAACATGAAGCTGCCGGAGACAAGCAGCGTGTTTATAAATAAGACTATGACACTTGATGAATGTGGGAGTTTGTGTAAGAGGAATTGTTCATGTACTGCATATGCAAACATTGATATCACAAAGGGAGGAAGTGGCTGTGTTATGTGGATTGGTCAACTCTTTGACATGAGTGTCTACCCTACGGATGGCCAAGATCTCTATGTCAGATTGGCTGCAGCTGATATAG GATCTACTTTCTCCAACAAGAATCATAGAATAGTACAGGCTATTGGCATCACACTTGCTGCACTTGTTTTAGTTTTTGGATTAGTTGCTATTTGTTACTTATGGAAGAAGGGAAAACAAAGATCTAGAG CTGCTATTTCAGGTTTTGTCCACAGAAATCATGATTGGTTAATGAATGAGGTGGTGCCTTCTAGAAGATACTTGGGTGATGAAAAGAACATGGATGATCTAGAGTTGCCAATGTTTGATTTTGATACCTTAATGATGGCTACAAACAATTTCTCTCAAGATAATAAACTTGGAGAAGGAGGCTTCGGTAGTGTTTATAGG GGCAGATTGATTGAAGGCCAAGAAATTACTGTGAAAAGATTGTCAGAAGACTCTGGACAAGGAATTgaagaatttaaaaatgaaGTCAAATTAATTGTCAAGCTGCAACACCGAAATCTTGTTCGGTTGCTTGGTTGCTGCATTAAGAAAAATGAGAAGATGTTGGTGTACGAATATATGGAAAATAGAGGCCTTGATTCCATTTTGTTTG CTAATGTTGCAGACAAATCAAAAAGATCATTGCTTGATTGGGAAAGGCGTTTTCATATTATTTATGGAATAGCCAAAGGACTTCTTTATTTGCATCAAGATTCAAGATTTCGAATTATTCATAGAGATCTTAAGACAAGTAACATATTACTAGATAACGAAATGAATCCAAAGATATCAGACTTTGGATTGGCTAGAATTCTTAACAAAGATCAAATCCAAGCAAAAACATTAAGAATTGTTGGAACATA TGGTTATATGTCTCCTGAATATGCTATGGACGGAAACTTCTCAACAAAATCTGACGTTTTTAGCTTTGGAGTTATTGTATTGGAGATCATAACTGGAAAGAAGAATAGAGAATTTTATAGTGATGACGATGAATTGAATCTTCTGGGATACGTAGGCGAAAGAATTTCCTCctaa
- the LOC130955934 gene encoding receptor-like serine/threonine-protein kinase SD1-8 isoform X4: MRIFFTHHIDYIIIVIAFFFITPSTSFDTLTRTQILTTNQTLLSQNQSFVLGFFRGSNTNYYLGIWYNNINPQTIVWVANRDNPIETSTGYLKIGDNGNFVLLNSSGNPAWSSNQTHAKNPVLQLLDTGNLVLKDSSDKTNNNYLWQSFDYPTDTLLPGMKFGWNLDTGTEKHLTSWKVEGEDPSSGEYTLKIDYHGLPEGFFRRNQTITYRAGPWNGERFSGNPAMKDNTDGLKFNFTYDDHGVWYSFSVTRPSLSRIIVTSDSDGEFRRYLWIQGRWNKFWYKPSDQCDQYRECGPYGVCDNNASPVCTCMKGFSPKNPQAWNLRDGSDGCVRNTGLNCSTDKFLHLENMKLPETSSVFINKTMTLDECGSLCKRNCSCTAYANIDITKGGSGCVMWIGQLFDMSVYPTDGQDLYVRLAAADIGSTFSNKNHRIVQAIGITLAALVLVFGLVAICYLWKKGKQRSRGFVHRNHDWLMNEVVPSRRYLGDEKNMDDLELPMFDFDTLMMATNNFSQDNKLGEGGFGSVYRGRLIEGQEITVKRLSEDSGQGIEEFKNEVKLIVKLQHRNLVRLLGCCIKKNEKMLVYEYMENRGLDSILFDKSKRSLLDWERRFHIIYGIAKGLLYLHQDSRFRIIHRDLKTSNILLDNEMNPKISDFGLARILNKDQIQAKTLRIVGTYGYMSPEYAMDGNFSTKSDVFSFGVIVLEIITGKKNREFYSDDDELNLLGYVWRHWHEGTVLTLIDPSIGNSYTESKVIKCIHVGLLCVQECAEDRPTMSSVVLMLSSEALSMPSPKNPGFSIKKNHLKIDLSPSKQDTTWSVNQVTITMLDGR; the protein is encoded by the exons ATGAGAATCTTCTTCACTCACCATATTGACTACATCATCATTGTTATTGCTTTCTTCTTCATCACTCCATCAACCTCTTTCGATACTTTAACCCGAACACAAATCCTCACGACCAACCAAACGCTATTGTCACAAAACCAATCCTTCGTGCTGGGCTTCTTCAGAGGTTCCAACACCAACTATTACCTCGGAATATGGTACAACAACATCAATCCTCAAACCATAGTTTGGGTTGCAAACAGAGACAATCCCATTGAAACCTCCACAGGCTATCTCAAGATTGGAGACAATGGAAACTTTGTCCTTCTCAATTCATCCGGGAACCCTGCATGGTCCTCCAACCAAACCCACGCCAAGAATCCAGTTCTCCAGCTCCTTGATACCGGTAACCTTGTTCTCAAAGATTCATCAGACAAGACCAATAATAACTACTTATGGCAGAGCTTTGATTACCCAACGGATACCTTGTTACCGGGCATGAAGTTCGGTTGGAACCTGGATACAGGAACGGAGAAGCACTTAACATCATGGAAGGTCGAAGGTGAAGACCCTTCAAGCGGTGAATACACTTTGAAGATAGATTACCATGGTTTACCTGAGGGCTTCTTCAGGAGAAACCAAACTATAACGTACCGAGCTGGTCCTTGGAATGGTGAGAGATTCAGTGGGAACCCGGCGATGAAAGACAACACTGATGGTCTCAAGTTCAATTTCACTTATGATGATCATGGTGTGTGGTACTCTTTTTCCGTTACAAGACCTTCCTTGTCGAGGATAATTGTGACATCTGATTCTGATGGCGAGTTTCGACGCTACCTGTGGATACAAGGAAGATGGAACAAGTTCTGGTACAAACCGTCGGATCAATGCGACCAGTACAGGGAGTGTGGTCCGTACGGAGTGTGTGACAATAATGCATCGCCGGTTTGCACATGTATGAAAGGGTTCAGCCCTAAGAACCCTCAGGCTTGGAACCTGAGAGATGGATCTGATGGGTGTGTGAGGAACACGGGTTTGAATTGTTCGACTGACAAGTTTTTGCATCTTGAGAACATGAAGCTGCCGGAGACAAGCAGCGTGTTTATAAATAAGACTATGACACTTGATGAATGTGGGAGTTTGTGTAAGAGGAATTGTTCATGTACTGCATATGCAAACATTGATATCACAAAGGGAGGAAGTGGCTGTGTTATGTGGATTGGTCAACTCTTTGACATGAGTGTCTACCCTACGGATGGCCAAGATCTCTATGTCAGATTGGCTGCAGCTGATATAG GATCTACTTTCTCCAACAAGAATCATAGAATAGTACAGGCTATTGGCATCACACTTGCTGCACTTGTTTTAGTTTTTGGATTAGTTGCTATTTGTTACTTATGGAAGAAGGGAAAACAAAGATCTAGAG GTTTTGTCCACAGAAATCATGATTGGTTAATGAATGAGGTGGTGCCTTCTAGAAGATACTTGGGTGATGAAAAGAACATGGATGATCTAGAGTTGCCAATGTTTGATTTTGATACCTTAATGATGGCTACAAACAATTTCTCTCAAGATAATAAACTTGGAGAAGGAGGCTTCGGTAGTGTTTATAGG GGCAGATTGATTGAAGGCCAAGAAATTACTGTGAAAAGATTGTCAGAAGACTCTGGACAAGGAATTgaagaatttaaaaatgaaGTCAAATTAATTGTCAAGCTGCAACACCGAAATCTTGTTCGGTTGCTTGGTTGCTGCATTAAGAAAAATGAGAAGATGTTGGTGTACGAATATATGGAAAATAGAGGCCTTGATTCCATTTTGTTTG ACAAATCAAAAAGATCATTGCTTGATTGGGAAAGGCGTTTTCATATTATTTATGGAATAGCCAAAGGACTTCTTTATTTGCATCAAGATTCAAGATTTCGAATTATTCATAGAGATCTTAAGACAAGTAACATATTACTAGATAACGAAATGAATCCAAAGATATCAGACTTTGGATTGGCTAGAATTCTTAACAAAGATCAAATCCAAGCAAAAACATTAAGAATTGTTGGAACATA TGGTTATATGTCTCCTGAATATGCTATGGACGGAAACTTCTCAACAAAATCTGACGTTTTTAGCTTTGGAGTTATTGTATTGGAGATCATAACTGGAAAGAAGAATAGAGAATTTTATAGTGATGACGATGAATTGAATCTTCTGGGATAC GTATGGAGGCATTGGCATGAAGGAACTGTATTGACACTGATTGATCCATCTATTGGCAATTCATACACAGAATCTAAAGTTATAAAATGCATACATGTTGGTCTCTTATGTGTTCAAGAATGTGCAGAAGATAGACCAACAATGTCTTCAGTAGTCTTAATGTTGAGCAGTGAAGCTCTGTCAATGCCATCTCCTAAGAACCCTGGATTTTCCATTAAAAAGAATCATTTAAAGATAGATTTATCTCCAAGCAAACAAGATACAACATGGAGTGTAAATCAAGTCACTATCACAATGTTAGATGGTAGATAG